DNA from Amorphoplanes friuliensis DSM 7358:
GCACCGCGAGAAGCAGAAGGCCCGCCGCACCTACGGCGTGCTCGAGAAGCAGTTCCGCGGTTACTACGAGGAGGCTGTCACCAAGCCCGGCAAGACCGGTGAGGTGCTGCTGCAGATCCTCGAGTCGCGTCTCGACAACGTCGTCTACCGGGCCGGTTACGCCGCGTCCCGCGACATGGCCCGTCAGCTGGTCAAGCACGGCCACCTGCTGGTCAACGGCATCAAGGTCGACATCCCGTCGTACCGGGTGAAGGACCACGACATCGTTCAGGTCCGGGAGAAGTCCCGCGAGATGACGCCGTTCGTGGTTGCGCAGGCTCAGGCGGGTTCCCGCCCGACGCCGGCGTGGCTGGAGCCCATCCCGAGCGAGATGAAGATCCTGATCCACACGCTCCCGGCGCGTCAGGTCATCGACACGCAGGTCCAGGAGCAGCTGATCGTCGAGCTCTACTCCAAGTAGCGCTCCGGGTCCCGGCATCCCTGCACGGGGTGCCGGGACCGCATCACCACAGGACGGGCGTCATATAGCGGACGCCCCGAACGAAAGAAGAAACGCGTGCTCATCAGCCAGCGCCCGAGCCTCTCGGAAGAGTCGCTCAGCGAGACCCGCTCCCGGTTCACGATCGAGCCCCTGGAGCCGGGCTTCGGCTACACCCTCGGCAACTCGCTCCGGCGGACCCTGCTGTCGTCGATCCCGGGCGCAGCGGTCACCAGCATCAAGATCGACGGCGTGCTGCACGAGTTCACCACCATCCCCGGTGTCAAGGAGGACGTGGTCGAGCTCGTCATGAACGTCAAGGAGCTGACCGTGAGCTCCGAGCACGACGAGCCCGTCAGCATGTACCTGCGCAAGCAGGGCCCGGGCGACGTCACCGCGGGCGACATCCAGCCCCCGGCCGGCGTCTCCGTGCACAACCCCGACCTGAAGCTGGCCACGCTGAACAGCAAGGGCCGGCTCGACATGGAGCTCACCGTCGAGCGGGGTCGTGGCTACGTCACGGCCGCGCAGAACAAGAGCGCCGGTGCCGAGATCGGCCGCATCCCGGTCGACTCGATCTACTCGCCGGTCATGAAGGTGACCTACCGCGTCGAGGCGACCCGTGTCGAGCAGCGCACCGACTTCGACCGTCTGATCATCGACGTCGAGTCGAAGGCGTCGATCTCGCCCCGTACCGCGCTGGCGTCGGCCGGTTCGACCCTGGTCGAGCTGTTCGGTCTCTGCCGCGAGCTGGACGAGACCGCCGAGGGCATCGACATCGGACCGTCCCCGCAGGACGCTCAGCTCGCCGCCGACCTGGCTCTCCCGATCGAGGAGCTGGACCTCACGGTCCGGTCGTACAACTGCCTCAAGCGCGAGGGCATCAACACCGTCGGTGAACTGATCGGGCGGACGGAGGCCGACCTTCTGGATATAAGGAATTTCGGTCAGAAGTCGATCGACGAGGTCAAGATGAAGCTCGCCGGAATGGGCCTGGGACTGAAGGACAGCGCGCCGTCCTTCGACCCGGCGCACGTGGTCGACTCGTTCGGCGACGTGGACTACGACACCGACGACTACCGCGAGACCGAGCAGCTGTAATCCGGCTGCCCGCCATTCTTTAGGAGCCCAGAAATGCCCACGCCCACCAA
Protein-coding regions in this window:
- the rpsD gene encoding 30S ribosomal protein S4 translates to MARYTGADCKRCRREKMKLFLKGSKCDGPKCPFESRPFPPGQHGRGRTKETEYLLQHREKQKARRTYGVLEKQFRGYYEEAVTKPGKTGEVLLQILESRLDNVVYRAGYAASRDMARQLVKHGHLLVNGIKVDIPSYRVKDHDIVQVREKSREMTPFVVAQAQAGSRPTPAWLEPIPSEMKILIHTLPARQVIDTQVQEQLIVELYSK
- a CDS encoding DNA-directed RNA polymerase subunit alpha, coding for MLISQRPSLSEESLSETRSRFTIEPLEPGFGYTLGNSLRRTLLSSIPGAAVTSIKIDGVLHEFTTIPGVKEDVVELVMNVKELTVSSEHDEPVSMYLRKQGPGDVTAGDIQPPAGVSVHNPDLKLATLNSKGRLDMELTVERGRGYVTAAQNKSAGAEIGRIPVDSIYSPVMKVTYRVEATRVEQRTDFDRLIIDVESKASISPRTALASAGSTLVELFGLCRELDETAEGIDIGPSPQDAQLAADLALPIEELDLTVRSYNCLKREGINTVGELIGRTEADLLDIRNFGQKSIDEVKMKLAGMGLGLKDSAPSFDPAHVVDSFGDVDYDTDDYRETEQL